A part of Neodiprion pinetum isolate iyNeoPine1 chromosome 4, iyNeoPine1.2, whole genome shotgun sequence genomic DNA contains:
- the LOC124216578 gene encoding arylalkylamine N-acetyltransferase 1: protein MAMTMEYLKPYPTTASGYRIELAKQSRLPDVLKFMSENYHEDEKIGRMLKAGCQTNPDEEEAEEEAERAQEDDDNLVTAVYERSPCLIAVQNGTEEIVGVILTILSRREGEDERNGAGTAELFKSYTFKSKFVKDYYSYLAKMDEETGMHQRYPDAEAVMEFFAIAVHQDHRRKGLAKDLSETALTIAKCIPGLRVVFGYYSSIYSRKVAEKIGMVNLFDFDLSDAFKNDEGEPVFRDVDGDSVVSVMALEIDHA, encoded by the coding sequence ATGGCGATGACCATGGAATACCTAAAACCGTATCCGACAACGGCGTCGGGTTACAGAATCGAACTGGCCAAACAGAGCCGACTACCCGATGTACTGAAGTTTATGAGTGAAAATTATCacgaggatgaaaaaattgggagAATGTTAAAAGCGGGCTGCCAGACGAACccggacgaggaggaggcggaggaggaggctGAACGCGCTCAGGAAGACGACGACAACCTTGTCACCGCTGTTTACGAGCGATCACCTTGTCTGATTGCCGTTCAAAATGGGACCGAGGAAATCGTTGGCGTTATTTTGACTATTCTGAGTCGGCGAGAGGGTGAGGATGAACGGAACGGTGCAGGAACGGCGGAGCTCTTCAAGTCTTACACGTTCAAATCCAAGTTCGTCAAAGATTACTACAGCTACTTGGCAAAGATGGACGAAGAAACGGGTATGCACCAAAGGTATCCGGATGCCGAAGCCGTTATGGAATTCTTCGCAATCGCGGTTCATCAGGATCATCGCCGGAAGGGACTCGCCAAAGATTTGTCCGAGACTGCACTAACGATTGCCAAATGCATTCCGGGACTCCGTGTTGTGTTCGGCTATTATTCTTCGATCTACTCGAGGAAGGTCGCCGAAAAAATTGGAATGGTTAATCTGTTCGATTTCGATTTGTCGGACGCGTTTAAGAACGACGAGGGCGAGCCCGTGTTTCGCGACGTTGACGGAGACAGCGTTGTTTCCGTCATGGCCTTGGAAATCGACCACGCATAA
- the LOC124216504 gene encoding uncharacterized protein isoform X3, producing the protein MRLSWKRPEGPKRVWRVVDGRKKMPSGEVPRFIIQEVPESMEEELVDFMTKYFTAEETITVSQKLLSDPIAMKEIRTLWKETLRQGVSLVAIRENFESDKKSEIVGVNVLFVCTNEDEDKLTSAIEVRTRKMKTVMGTQFRLAAEVDMAKMYGVDRYLGAFGLSVNPSYRGQGVADALLQARTDIGQAYQIPATETIFTGTASQIVAARNGFEVLVERKYTEILDDEGNVAFPGVEPKFMKVMGKKLLKVNVRV; encoded by the exons ATGCG GCTTTCCTGGAAGCGTCCTGAAGGTCCGAAGCGTGTTTGGCGGGTCGTTGACGGTCGGAAAAAGATGCCGAGTGGAGAAGTACCGAGATTCATCATCCAAGAGGTTCCTGAATCGATGGAGGAAGAATTGGTTGATTTTATGACAAAGTACTTTACTGCCGAAGAAACGATAACCGTAAGCCAGA AATTGCTGAGCGACCCAATTGCCATGAAAGAAATTCGTACGTTATGGAAAGAGACGCTTCGTCAGGGGGTCAGCCTCGTTGCTATCAGGGAGAATTTCGAATCCGATAAGAAGTCTGAAATTGTTGGAGTCAACGTTCTCTTCGTTTGTACGAATGAGGACGAGGATAAATTGACAAGCGCGATAGAg GTACGAACGAGAAAAATGAAGACCGTGATGGGAACTCAATTCCGGTTAGCGGCTGAAGTCGATATGGCCAAAATGTACGGAGTTGACAGATACCTTGGTGCATTTGGTCTCAGCGTGAATCCCAGTTACAGAGGGCAAGGTGTTGCAGACGCCCTTCTTCAGGCACG CACCGACATTGGCCAGGCTTATCAGATACCCGCGACAGAGACAATTTTTACGGGTACCGCATCCCAGATTGTGGCTGCCCGGAACGGTTTTGAAGTTCTGGTTGAGAGAAAGTATACGGAAATCCTCGACGACGAAGGAAATGTCGCCTTTCCTGGAGTTGAGCCGAAGTTCATGAAAGTTATGggaaagaaattattgaa GGTAAACGTTCGCGTCTAA
- the LOC124216577 gene encoding arylalkylamine N-acetyltransferase-like 2 isoform X2, which yields MSNRKRMPSYRLWGSTEDGEVEFESLTTETLEDALQMLRDSFFKDESICQGVDLLSEPGAADELIELCRLSAKDGVSVVAVEVCTGRVVGVSFNKIQTLAVPGVKGFFEIFAENCKCDSSRELMDFMVDVDSRLNLFEHYNVDTLLEVMFLGTAISHRRRRIGELIVAASIELGKQLKAGKDVKTPVEIHGVESIANKDATPKLCSLICSSLYSYKICKNLGFDTLVTVSLADYEFKGKKYVERIRDNKQKSASLVAKRL from the exons ATGag cAACCGAAAGAGAATGCCATCTTATCGGCTATGGGGTTCGACCGAGGATGGCGAAGTCGAATTCGAGTCATTGACCACCGAGACACTCGAAGATGCTCTCCAGATGCTAAGGGACTCCTTCTTCAAGGACGAGTCTATCTGCCAAGGCGTCGATCTGCTTTCCGAACCCGGAGCTGCGGACGAGCTTATAGAATTGTGCAGACTCAGTGCTAAGGACGGAGTTAGCGTTGTAGCAGTTGAAGTCTGCACAGGACGAGTAGTCGGAGTTTCATTTAATAAGATTCAG ACGCTTGCGGTTCCCGGTGTTAAAGGATTCTTTGAAATCTTTGCGGAAAACTGCAAATGCGACTCGTCTCGAGAACTGATGGACTTCATGGTGGACGTCGACTCGAGGCTGAACTTGTTCGAGCACTACAACGTTGACACTTTATTGGAAGTTATGTTTTTAGGCACCGCAATTTCGCATCGGCGACGGCGAATCGGCGAATTGATTGTGGCAGCTTCTATTGAACTAGGAAAACAGTTGAAAGCTGGAAAAGACGTTAAAACTCCTGTTGAAATTCACGGTGTCGAAAGCATCGCGAACAAGGATGCAACGCCTAAGCTTTGCTCCTTGATTTGTAGCTCTCTTTACTCTTATAAGATTTGCAAAAATCTCGGATTCGACACCCTCGTCACCGTTTCTTTGGCGGATTACGAATTCAAGGGGAAAAAATACGTCGAACGAATACGCGACAACAAACAAAAGTCCGCATCTCTTGTTGCTAAGCGGttgtaa
- the LOC124216504 gene encoding uncharacterized protein isoform X2 — MEGDYSEKYVDYINLSRLSWKRPEGPKRVWRVVDGRKKMPSGEVPRFIIQEVPESMEEELVDFMTKYFTAEETITVSQKLLSDPIAMKEIRTLWKETLRQGVSLVAIRENFESDKKSEIVGVNVLFVCTNEDEDKLTSAIEVRTRKMKTVMGTQFRLAAEVDMAKMYGVDRYLGAFGLSVNPSYRGQGVADALLQARTDIGQAYQIPATETIFTGTASQIVAARNGFEVLVERKYTEILDDEGNVAFPGVEPKFMKVMGKKLLK; from the exons ATGGAGGGCGATTACAGTGAGAAGTACGTCGATTACATAAACCTCTCTAGGCTTTCCTGGAAGCGTCCTGAAGGTCCGAAGCGTGTTTGGCGGGTCGTTGACGGTCGGAAAAAGATGCCGAGTGGAGAAGTACCGAGATTCATCATCCAAGAGGTTCCTGAATCGATGGAGGAAGAATTGGTTGATTTTATGACAAAGTACTTTACTGCCGAAGAAACGATAACCGTAAGCCAGA AATTGCTGAGCGACCCAATTGCCATGAAAGAAATTCGTACGTTATGGAAAGAGACGCTTCGTCAGGGGGTCAGCCTCGTTGCTATCAGGGAGAATTTCGAATCCGATAAGAAGTCTGAAATTGTTGGAGTCAACGTTCTCTTCGTTTGTACGAATGAGGACGAGGATAAATTGACAAGCGCGATAGAg GTACGAACGAGAAAAATGAAGACCGTGATGGGAACTCAATTCCGGTTAGCGGCTGAAGTCGATATGGCCAAAATGTACGGAGTTGACAGATACCTTGGTGCATTTGGTCTCAGCGTGAATCCCAGTTACAGAGGGCAAGGTGTTGCAGACGCCCTTCTTCAGGCACG CACCGACATTGGCCAGGCTTATCAGATACCCGCGACAGAGACAATTTTTACGGGTACCGCATCCCAGATTGTGGCTGCCCGGAACGGTTTTGAAGTTCTGGTTGAGAGAAAGTATACGGAAATCCTCGACGACGAAGGAAATGTCGCCTTTCCTGGAGTTGAGCCGAAGTTCATGAAAGTTATGggaaagaaattattgaagTAA
- the LOC124216577 gene encoding arylalkylamine N-acetyltransferase-like 2 isoform X1 has translation MHNLLLFIHLGLRGEHCNRKRMPSYRLWGSTEDGEVEFESLTTETLEDALQMLRDSFFKDESICQGVDLLSEPGAADELIELCRLSAKDGVSVVAVEVCTGRVVGVSFNKIQTLAVPGVKGFFEIFAENCKCDSSRELMDFMVDVDSRLNLFEHYNVDTLLEVMFLGTAISHRRRRIGELIVAASIELGKQLKAGKDVKTPVEIHGVESIANKDATPKLCSLICSSLYSYKICKNLGFDTLVTVSLADYEFKGKKYVERIRDNKQKSASLVAKRL, from the exons ATGCACAATCTGCTATTGTTTATTCACCTTGGTCTACGCGGTGAACATTG cAACCGAAAGAGAATGCCATCTTATCGGCTATGGGGTTCGACCGAGGATGGCGAAGTCGAATTCGAGTCATTGACCACCGAGACACTCGAAGATGCTCTCCAGATGCTAAGGGACTCCTTCTTCAAGGACGAGTCTATCTGCCAAGGCGTCGATCTGCTTTCCGAACCCGGAGCTGCGGACGAGCTTATAGAATTGTGCAGACTCAGTGCTAAGGACGGAGTTAGCGTTGTAGCAGTTGAAGTCTGCACAGGACGAGTAGTCGGAGTTTCATTTAATAAGATTCAG ACGCTTGCGGTTCCCGGTGTTAAAGGATTCTTTGAAATCTTTGCGGAAAACTGCAAATGCGACTCGTCTCGAGAACTGATGGACTTCATGGTGGACGTCGACTCGAGGCTGAACTTGTTCGAGCACTACAACGTTGACACTTTATTGGAAGTTATGTTTTTAGGCACCGCAATTTCGCATCGGCGACGGCGAATCGGCGAATTGATTGTGGCAGCTTCTATTGAACTAGGAAAACAGTTGAAAGCTGGAAAAGACGTTAAAACTCCTGTTGAAATTCACGGTGTCGAAAGCATCGCGAACAAGGATGCAACGCCTAAGCTTTGCTCCTTGATTTGTAGCTCTCTTTACTCTTATAAGATTTGCAAAAATCTCGGATTCGACACCCTCGTCACCGTTTCTTTGGCGGATTACGAATTCAAGGGGAAAAAATACGTCGAACGAATACGCGACAACAAACAAAAGTCCGCATCTCTTGTTGCTAAGCGGttgtaa
- the LOC124216577 gene encoding arylalkylamine N-acetyltransferase-like 2 isoform X3 — translation MPSYRLWGSTEDGEVEFESLTTETLEDALQMLRDSFFKDESICQGVDLLSEPGAADELIELCRLSAKDGVSVVAVEVCTGRVVGVSFNKIQTLAVPGVKGFFEIFAENCKCDSSRELMDFMVDVDSRLNLFEHYNVDTLLEVMFLGTAISHRRRRIGELIVAASIELGKQLKAGKDVKTPVEIHGVESIANKDATPKLCSLICSSLYSYKICKNLGFDTLVTVSLADYEFKGKKYVERIRDNKQKSASLVAKRL, via the exons ATGCCATCTTATCGGCTATGGGGTTCGACCGAGGATGGCGAAGTCGAATTCGAGTCATTGACCACCGAGACACTCGAAGATGCTCTCCAGATGCTAAGGGACTCCTTCTTCAAGGACGAGTCTATCTGCCAAGGCGTCGATCTGCTTTCCGAACCCGGAGCTGCGGACGAGCTTATAGAATTGTGCAGACTCAGTGCTAAGGACGGAGTTAGCGTTGTAGCAGTTGAAGTCTGCACAGGACGAGTAGTCGGAGTTTCATTTAATAAGATTCAG ACGCTTGCGGTTCCCGGTGTTAAAGGATTCTTTGAAATCTTTGCGGAAAACTGCAAATGCGACTCGTCTCGAGAACTGATGGACTTCATGGTGGACGTCGACTCGAGGCTGAACTTGTTCGAGCACTACAACGTTGACACTTTATTGGAAGTTATGTTTTTAGGCACCGCAATTTCGCATCGGCGACGGCGAATCGGCGAATTGATTGTGGCAGCTTCTATTGAACTAGGAAAACAGTTGAAAGCTGGAAAAGACGTTAAAACTCCTGTTGAAATTCACGGTGTCGAAAGCATCGCGAACAAGGATGCAACGCCTAAGCTTTGCTCCTTGATTTGTAGCTCTCTTTACTCTTATAAGATTTGCAAAAATCTCGGATTCGACACCCTCGTCACCGTTTCTTTGGCGGATTACGAATTCAAGGGGAAAAAATACGTCGAACGAATACGCGACAACAAACAAAAGTCCGCATCTCTTGTTGCTAAGCGGttgtaa
- the LOC124216504 gene encoding uncharacterized protein isoform X1, with protein MEGDYSEKYVDYINLSRLSWKRPEGPKRVWRVVDGRKKMPSGEVPRFIIQEVPESMEEELVDFMTKYFTAEETITVSQKLLSDPIAMKEIRTLWKETLRQGVSLVAIRENFESDKKSEIVGVNVLFVCTNEDEDKLTSAIEVRTRKMKTVMGTQFRLAAEVDMAKMYGVDRYLGAFGLSVNPSYRGQGVADALLQARTDIGQAYQIPATETIFTGTASQIVAARNGFEVLVERKYTEILDDEGNVAFPGVEPKFMKVMGKKLLKVNVRV; from the exons ATGGAGGGCGATTACAGTGAGAAGTACGTCGATTACATAAACCTCTCTAGGCTTTCCTGGAAGCGTCCTGAAGGTCCGAAGCGTGTTTGGCGGGTCGTTGACGGTCGGAAAAAGATGCCGAGTGGAGAAGTACCGAGATTCATCATCCAAGAGGTTCCTGAATCGATGGAGGAAGAATTGGTTGATTTTATGACAAAGTACTTTACTGCCGAAGAAACGATAACCGTAAGCCAGA AATTGCTGAGCGACCCAATTGCCATGAAAGAAATTCGTACGTTATGGAAAGAGACGCTTCGTCAGGGGGTCAGCCTCGTTGCTATCAGGGAGAATTTCGAATCCGATAAGAAGTCTGAAATTGTTGGAGTCAACGTTCTCTTCGTTTGTACGAATGAGGACGAGGATAAATTGACAAGCGCGATAGAg GTACGAACGAGAAAAATGAAGACCGTGATGGGAACTCAATTCCGGTTAGCGGCTGAAGTCGATATGGCCAAAATGTACGGAGTTGACAGATACCTTGGTGCATTTGGTCTCAGCGTGAATCCCAGTTACAGAGGGCAAGGTGTTGCAGACGCCCTTCTTCAGGCACG CACCGACATTGGCCAGGCTTATCAGATACCCGCGACAGAGACAATTTTTACGGGTACCGCATCCCAGATTGTGGCTGCCCGGAACGGTTTTGAAGTTCTGGTTGAGAGAAAGTATACGGAAATCCTCGACGACGAAGGAAATGTCGCCTTTCCTGGAGTTGAGCCGAAGTTCATGAAAGTTATGggaaagaaattattgaa GGTAAACGTTCGCGTCTAA